The nucleotide sequence CCTTCGCGGCCGCGTCGAAGCCGCTCGGGGCGCGAACAAACCCGCGCCGACGACGTTCGGCGTCTACGATCGGAAGAATGCGACGTTCTATCTCCGCTATTCGAACGCTCCCGGGAAAGCGGACCAGGTGAGGCCTTTCGGGGAGCCGGGCGACCTTCCGGTCGTCGGCGACTGGGACGGTGACGGGACGACCGATCTCGGCGTGTACCGCCTCTCGAACCGCACCTTCTACATCGAGTCGCGCAATGGAGGCGTCCAGGCGATCGCGGCCGCGGGCATCCCGAAGCGCGGCTTCGAGGCGCCGCGATCCGGCGACTGGGACGGCGACGGCATCGACAACCTGGGTCTCTATCGGCCGGCGCGAGGGTCGCTCCATTGGATGCTCGCGAATCATCCCGGCGCCGAATGGCAGGCGATTTCCGGCGGATCGCCGGGGTCGCTCGCCGTTCCGGGAAAATGGCGTTGCAGCGGCCGGAGCGGACTCGCGTTCTTTCGCCGCGACGAGGGGATCTTCCATTTCAACGAGCCGAACGTCGCGGCGGCCGACGTGCCGTTCGGCCGCCCGGGAGATCTGCCGGTCGCGGGCGACTGGAACGGCGACGGTACCGTCACGATCGGCGTGTATCGGCCGGCGACGTCGACCTTCCTGCTTCGCAACAGCCTCTCGCCCGGTCCGGCGGATCTCGTCATTCCGTTCGGTACGCCCGGATCCGTCCCGGTCGTCGGCCGGTGGGCGCGTTCCCCCCTCGCCGCGGCCGTCCGCGTGTCGGACCGGGGCCTGGCGCGGACGGCTCGGGAATGACGGGCGCCAAGACGGGGCATTGAGCCGGCGGATGTCTTCGGGCACGATGCGAACGATGGCGAAAATCGGCGGAAGCCGGGCGTGGGGAGTCCTCGGCGCGGCGGCGCTGTGGCTCATTCCGGTGCTCGCGATCCTTCCGCTGCGCGCCCGCCGGCGCGCCGACGAGAAAGCCTCGGCCTGGCGCAACACCGGTCCGGTCCAACCGGACGGAGAGGTGCGCTCCCCCTCGCGAGCCGCCAACGTCGCCGCGCTGACCGACCTTCCCTACATCCTGCAGGCCTACGATCCGAACCGTTCGTCGGGCGTCGTGATCGACCGGAAAGGGCTCCCTTCGCCCGGTCTGAATTTCTTCTTTCCCTGGTCGTGGAAGTCCCCGCGCGCCTATCTGATGGATCTCGACGGGAAGATCCTCTGGCGATGGTCGCTCGACGAATACGTCAAAGGCCATCCCTGGCTCGAGAACGCCGCGCTCCTTCCGGACGGCTCGGTTCTCTTTTCGCTCAAGGACCGCGGGATCGTGAAGGTCGACCGCGCATCGAAAGTGCTCTGGGAGGCGCCGATTCACGTTCACCACGACCTCTGGCCCGGCGAGGACGGCGCGATCTACGCGTTGAGCCACGAGGCCGCCGTGGTGCCCGACATCCACCCGACGCTTCCGATCCTGTCGGACGCCGTCGCGATCCTCGATGCCCGGGGGAGGATCGAAAAGACGATCACCATCCTCGACCTGCTCCGCCGCTCCGGCTACGCCTACCTCCTCCCGCGCCTGCAGAACGTCGCGATCCCGGCGAAGAACCGAGTTCTCGACGTCTTCCATCTCAACCACGTCGAGCCGCTCGACGGAAGCCTCGCGTCTCGGTCGGACATCTACAGGAAGGGCAATCTCCTGATTTCGATCCGCAATTTGAACGCGATCGCGATCGTCGATCCCGGGGCGGAGAAGATCGTCTGGCTCTGGGGACCCGGCAACCTGACGTACCAGCATCATCCCCGCATGCTCCCGGACGGGAACATCCTCGTGTTCGACAACGGAACGCAGCGATCCCAGGTGATCGAGCTCGATCCGCTCACCCAGCGCGTGGTCTGGCGCTACGCTCCCGACGGGTTCTTCTCGGCGCTCGCGGGCGGCGTCCAGCGGCTCGCCAACGGAGACACGCTGATCACCGAGTCGATGAAGGGCCGCGCTTTCGAAGTGACGCCTTCCGGCGCGAAGGTCTGGGAGTACGCCAATCCCGAGATCACGCCGAAGGGGCTGCGCAACGGCATCATCCGGATGGTGCGCGTCGATCCTTCGACGCTGACGTTCCTTGCGCGCCCCGGCCGGGTCGCGGGCGACTCCCGGTCGAGTCGCTAGTCGCGCGCGCTTTCTCTCAGCGCGCCGGCATGAGCGGGCCGCGGAGAAACCTGGAAGAGCTCGGCGTAGACGGCGCCGCCGCGTTGCCGGAACGTCCAGCGGCGAAAGGAGGCGCCCGAGGCCGTCAACGCCGCCCGAAATCCCGCTTTCGCCGGCGACGGGACGAGGCCGATCAGGAAGAACCCGCCGCCGTCGACCATGTCGCGCCACGGGCGGTGGCCGGGCGCCATCGACTCCGTGGCGCCCCAGAACACCTCCGTGGGAGCGGCTTTCCCGCCGGACAGGACGAACACGTTGTTGGCGAGTCCCCACGTCAGGACCCGCGCGGCAGCGCCGGGCGCCCGCGACGCGAGCGTCGCCGAGACTTCTTCGATCGCGTCGGACCACGCGCCGACGCCCCCCGTTCGGCGGATCCCCGCGATCGCGCGCACGTCCCAGGAGAGACACAGCGCGGCGAACGGGATCCCCGCCGCCGCGAGGAGCGCTCTCGCGGGGGGGTACCCGAGCGCGAATCGCCGGAAGCCGAGCACCGCGGCCACGGCGGCGACCGGCACGGCGGTCACGAGGTGGTGCTCGACCACGCGGAGCCGCGACGTGAGCATCGCGAGCGCGAAGAGGACACAGGCGAGCGCGCTCGAACGGCGCCATGCGGCCTCGCCGTGCGTCTCGCGGACGGCCTTCGGAAGGAAAAGGGCCATCGCCACGCCGGTCACCGCGAGGGCGGCGGCGAACACGATCTCGGCGGGAGGGACTCGCGGCCCGGCCCAGATCGCCCGATGCTCGCCGTCGGACAGGAGCGTCTCCGCGAGCAGGGGAAGCCGGACGAATACCCGCCCGAGAAGGGGAAGGCGGCCCTGGCTCGCGCTTTCCATGAACCGGAGGGTCCCGCCGCGGGTGATCGCCTCGTACAGCAGAACCGGGGCGGCCCCGGCGCCGAATCCGAGGGATGCGACGAGCCCGTGCTCCCGGATTTCACTCCAGGCGCCGGGAACACAGGCGAGGAGAGAGATCGCGATCGCCGCGAGCAGCCAGAGGAAATTCAGCCGTCCCCAAACCGCGAGACCGGCGGCCATGCCGAGGAGACAGGCCGCCCGGGCGGACCGGGCCCTCAGGAAGCCGGAGAAAGCGAGCCCCACGAGGCCCAGGGTTGCGATCCATACCGCCACGACGTTGTTGTCGTACACCGTCTGGTCGAGGATCGCCGGATGAACGGCGATGAGTGCGCCGGCCGCGGCGGCGACGCCGGACGAGATCTCCCGCTGGAGCGTGCGGGAGATCGCCCAGATTCCCGCAGCGGCCAGCAGGACGGCGAACCCGCGGACGACGCCCGCTCCCGTTCCGAGAACCGCGAACGGCAACAGCATGAGGTACCCCTTCACCGGTCCGAGATACGGCAGATCCATGATCGGCAGCCGCCGGCCGCCCGCGGGAATCCACGAATGCCACTCGTGCGCGAAGGTCGGCTCCGCCGGCGTGGCGAGCATCTGAACGGCATCCCGGACGACGAGCGCCTCGTCGTAATGGAGTCCCGGCTCGCTCCAGGGGAACGCCGCGGCCACGGCGAGATACAGGAGCGCCGACGACAGCGGGATCGCCCACGGCCGCCGGCCGGGGGGGGGCGAGCTCACGCGCTCCGGCGCGGATTCGGGAGGCTTCGGATGTTCTTCGATCTCGGTTTCCCGGCCCCGGCAATATTATCGCCAGCCTTTCCCGCAGCTCGGCGAGCCGGCGGCGTCGGCATTGGTGTTGCTCGGACTCCTCTCGATGGAGCATGCCGACGTCGTGATCGTGGGCGCCGGAGCGGCGGGTCTCGCCGCCGCGCGCGACCTTTCGGGGACGGGGCTGAGGGTCGTCGTGCTCGAGGCGCGGCAGCGAATGGGGGGGAGGATCGAGACGGTTCGCCCTCCGGGTTGCGCCGTTGCGGTCGAGCTCGGCGCCGAGTTCATTCACGGGCAGGCCGAGGAGACTCTGCGGGTGGCCCGCGCGGCGGGGGTGCCGGCCGTCGAGATCCCGGACGTGCACTGGCGAAGGACGCCGCGCGGATTCGAGACGCGCGATTTCTGGGGAACCGTCGCCCGCGTCCTCTCGCGGGTGCCCAAGCGCGGAGACCGGAGCGCCGCGGAGTTCCTGCGTTCGCTCCGCCGGGTGGCGCCCGCCGATCGCCGGCTCGTCCGCTCGTTCGTCGAGGGCTACCACGCGGCGCCGCTCGACGCGATCAGCGCGCGCTCGATCGCCCTCGATCGGGAAGATGCGGCTCCCGGCGCAAACCCCCAGTTCCGCATCCTCGACGGCCAGGACCGGCTGATCGAATGGCTCGCCGCGGGATGCGATCCGGACACGACGTCGATCCGGACGGGAACCGCGGTCGCGCGCGTCGACTGGACCGCCCGAGGCGTCGCGCTCTCCGACGCGGGCGGCCGCTCGATTCGAGCCGCGGCCGCCGTGATCACCGTTCCGCTCGGGGTGCTCCACGCCCCCGCCGGATCCCGCGGCGCGATCCGGTTCGTTCCGGATCTTCCCCCCGCCTTCCGCCGCGCGCTCGGGAAAGTCGCGATGGCGTCGGTCGTGAAGATCACGCTCCGGTTCCGCGAGGCGTTCTGGGAACGCGACGGATTCCTCGAGCGGAGGCTGAGCTCGCGGCGCGCCGCGGACCCGGCGAGACTCGTCTTCCTCCATGACGCGGAGGCCGCCTTTCCGACGTGGTGGACGGCCGCTCCGGCGCGCGTTCCGCTCCTGACGGCATGGGCGGGAGGGCCCGCCGCGGCGGCGCGGCGGGCGCGGGCCGTGCCGCCCGAGGAGGTCGCGATCGAGACCCTGGCGCGGCTCCTGCGGATGCGGCGCGCGGAGCTCGAGTCGCAGCTCGCGGCCGCCTGGCGCCGCGACTGGACGGCCGACCCTTTCTCCCGGGGCGCGTACAGCTACGCGCGGCCCGGCGGCGCCTCGGCCGCAAGAGTGCTGGCGCGGCCGGCCGGCGCGCGCCTCTTGTTCGCCGGAGAGGCGACTGCCGCCGACGAGACCGGCACGGTGGCGGGAGCCCTCTCGAGCGGGCGCCGGGCCGCCCGCGAGCTCCGGTCGATCTTCCGCCTCGGGCGCGTCGGCGAGGCCCGTCGATGAGCGATCCCGATCGCCGCGGCGTGTCGGGACCGGCGGGACGGACGGGACCGGCCCGCGGCGCGCCCCGCGCCTCTTCGAGGAGACGAGCGACGGCGTCATCACGTTCGACGCCGACTGGCGCATGACCTCGCTCAACGCCGCCGTGGAGAAGATCAACGGCGTCCCCCGCGAAGACGTCCTCGGGAAGGTGTTCTGGGCGGAGTTCCCGGGCGTGCTCGGGGCGGACATCGAACGGGAGTTCCGGCGCGCCGCGCGGACGCGGGAGCCGATCGATTTCGAGGGCTACTACGCGTCCGGCGAGCGCTGGTTTCAGTTCCGGGTGCGGCCCGATGCGGGCGGCGGGATCTGGATGCTCCAGCGCGACGTCACCGCGAGGAAGAGAAACGAGGAGATTCTCCAGCGGCGCGCGGCCGAGATGGAAGCGGTGCTCGCGAGCATGCCGGACGCGGTGTACATCGGCGACGAGCACGGCATCACGAAGTCGAACCGGCTCGGGTGGGAAATGCTCGGCTACGAGAGCGACGAACGGCTGCGCGAGAGCCTCCCGCGCCTGGTGGAGCGCATCGACGTTCGCCACGCGGACTCCGGGGCGCGCGTCGCTCTGCGGGACCTCGTCTACTCTCGCGCTCTCCGGCTTCGCGATGGAGGGTGACGTCCGGCAGAGCCTCGACGCGGGTTTCTCCGCGTACCCCACGAAGCCCGTGAACTTCCGCCGCCCCTACGACGCGATCGAAAAGCTGATGGCCGAGTCCGACGAGAGGGGACGGCGCGGCCCACGTTCCGTGGTCGCCTCCAGTCCGCCGACGAGCCGATCACGTCGGAGAAAACGAAGCATACTGATAATTGGCGGAGGAGGAGGGATTCGAACCCCCGGTACCCGTCAGGGTACAGCGGTTTTCAAGACCGCCGCATTCAACCGCTCTGCCACTCCTCCGCCACGAAAGTCTACGCCGAATTGGATCGTTGTCCCGGCCTGCCCTTTTCTTCAGCGAGAAGCGCTTCGCGAACGCTCAAAGACTCGGCCTGATCTCGCGAGCCGGTTACAGCGTATCCGCGAAACATACAACGGCGAGGCGCGGCGAGGCGCGAGCCCGGCCGGCTCGATGCATCCGCCTTCGCCCTCCTTCGCCAAGGCTTCGGAGGGCTTCGGCGCGACAAGTCGCCGCGCCGGCAACGCCGCGAATCGAAGACCTCCGGCGATCAGTTATGACAACGGCGAGGCGCGGCGAGGCGCGAGCCCGGCGGGATGCGGGTCGCCGTCCGGCGCCTAAGGCGTACCGACAAGCGTACGTCGTGGCGACGGCCGGCGGCACGCGCCCGCCCGGCTCGATGCATCGCCGCGCCTGCCTACGCGAGGTCCCAGTCCGTGTGGGGCTTCTTGTTGAGCACGATGTAATCCCAGACGAGACCCGGGTAGTTCCGCTCGACGTGGTGGATCGAGCGGAAGAACGGCGTGAGGAGCCGGTTCAGGCGCGGAAGGTTGTAGAGCGGGACCGAAGGGAAATAGTGGTGCTCGAGGTGGAAGTTCGAGTTCACGTACGCGAAATTCCAGAACCAGGAGTTCTTCATCAGCGTGCCCCACTTGGCGGGGTCGTCGCGGTCGATGTCGTAATGCTGGCCGAGGCGGTTCAACGCGAACGCGACCGGGAACACGAGGAAATACGGGACGAGGTAGACGCGCGCGACGACGCCGAACCCGGCGAACGTCCAGACGGCGGCCGCGACGGCGAGATGGAGGAGGATCGTGGCGTTGCGCTCCCGGCGGATCGTCCGCTGGAGCTCGGAGGGATACGTGCGCGTCTCCTCCTTCGCCGCCCGGAAATAGATGAAGAAGAGCGCGGGGGTGAAATAGAGGATCTTGAGCCACCGCGCGTTGATCTTCGGCGAGAGGTGATGGCGTTTCGGGTCCGCGGTTTCCGACCCGAGCTCCGTGTGATGGGTGAGGTGCCACCGCGAGAACTGCGACGCCGAGATCCCGGACGGAAACGCGTAGAGGAGCCCGAGAATCCGATTGGCGCGGTCGTGCCGTCCCATCCAGACGTCGTTGTGGATCACGTCGTGGAGGAGCACCGTGAAATTGAAGAGCGTGAAGCCGGCGACGACGGCCGAGGGTATCCAGACGAGCGGACTCGGGAATCGCGCCGAGACGAACGTCGCGGCGGCGAGGATCAGCACCTGCCGGATCGCGACGGCGAAATGGCGCCACGGCTCCTTCTGGTGGAGCCGCTTCAGGTCGTCGTGCGGGATCTCGCGCGCGAGCCGCGCGCGGAGCTCCGCCGTGTGCCGCGCCCAGTAATGGGCGCTTTCGGGACGAGCTTCTTCCGAGGGCGCGCGGGCGGCCATGGAGAGCAATTCTCTCACATTTCCGCGGTATATTGGCCTCGATGGCGACCGCGCGAGACACCCGCATCTTCACGTTCGAAGACGCCCGACGGCTCGTGCCCCAGGTGCGCGAGATCACCCGCGAAGCGATCGAGCAGCTCGCCGCGATCCAGCTCGCGATCGACGACGTCGACGCGGGAGAGAAGGAGCTCACCGGAGAGGAGCTCCAGGGCGCGGCCGCCGACCTCCTCGATCGATGGGCGCAGAAAGTCCGGTCGCTCGGCGCCGAGGTGAAGGGGCCGTGGCTCGTCGACTTCGACTCGGGCGGCGGGTACTACTGCTGGAAATGGCCCGAGGAAGGCCTCGACTACTTTCACTCCTACGAAGAAGGTTTCGCCGGACGTCTCCGGATCCAGTAGCGGGAGGATTCGCAGCGGCTGGGCTCAGCCCCGGCGGATTTCCGTCGATCCCCCCATGTAAGGCGCGAGCGGCGCCGGGATCTCGACCGACCCGTCCTCGCGCTGGTAGTTCTCGAGAATCGCGACGATCGTCCTCCCCACGGCGAGCCCGGAGCCGTTGAGCGTGTGGACGAACTCCGGCTTTTCCGATTCCGACGGTCGGAACCGGATGTTCGCGCGCCGGGCCTGGAAGTCGGTGAAGTTCGAGCAAGAGGAGATCTCGCGATACGTGTCCTGGCCCGGCAGCCAGACTTCGATGTCGTAGGTCTTCGCGCTCCCGAATCCGAGATCGCC is from Thermoanaerobaculia bacterium and encodes:
- a CDS encoding VCBS repeat-containing protein — protein: GGRKEIAISCPEQTLLFDERNDPAEERPARGPAADPALAAALGRYLGQRSAQVVPMKLASKRLAALQSLGYLRGRVEAARGANKPAPTTFGVYDRKNATFYLRYSNAPGKADQVRPFGEPGDLPVVGDWDGDGTTDLGVYRLSNRTFYIESRNGGVQAIAAAGIPKRGFEAPRSGDWDGDGIDNLGLYRPARGSLHWMLANHPGAEWQAISGGSPGSLAVPGKWRCSGRSGLAFFRRDEGIFHFNEPNVAAADVPFGRPGDLPVAGDWNGDGTVTIGVYRPATSTFLLRNSLSPGPADLVIPFGTPGSVPVVGRWARSPLAAAVRVSDRGLARTARE
- a CDS encoding arylsulfotransferase family protein: MAKIGGSRAWGVLGAAALWLIPVLAILPLRARRRADEKASAWRNTGPVQPDGEVRSPSRAANVAALTDLPYILQAYDPNRSSGVVIDRKGLPSPGLNFFFPWSWKSPRAYLMDLDGKILWRWSLDEYVKGHPWLENAALLPDGSVLFSLKDRGIVKVDRASKVLWEAPIHVHHDLWPGEDGAIYALSHEAAVVPDIHPTLPILSDAVAILDARGRIEKTITILDLLRRSGYAYLLPRLQNVAIPAKNRVLDVFHLNHVEPLDGSLASRSDIYRKGNLLISIRNLNAIAIVDPGAEKIVWLWGPGNLTYQHHPRMLPDGNILVFDNGTQRSQVIELDPLTQRVVWRYAPDGFFSALAGGVQRLANGDTLITESMKGRAFEVTPSGAKVWEYANPEITPKGLRNGIIRMVRVDPSTLTFLARPGRVAGDSRSSR
- a CDS encoding NAD(P)/FAD-dependent oxidoreductase — encoded protein: MLLGLLSMEHADVVIVGAGAAGLAAARDLSGTGLRVVVLEARQRMGGRIETVRPPGCAVAVELGAEFIHGQAEETLRVARAAGVPAVEIPDVHWRRTPRGFETRDFWGTVARVLSRVPKRGDRSAAEFLRSLRRVAPADRRLVRSFVEGYHAAPLDAISARSIALDREDAAPGANPQFRILDGQDRLIEWLAAGCDPDTTSIRTGTAVARVDWTARGVALSDAGGRSIRAAAAVITVPLGVLHAPAGSRGAIRFVPDLPPAFRRALGKVAMASVVKITLRFREAFWERDGFLERRLSSRRAADPARLVFLHDAEAAFPTWWTAAPARVPLLTAWAGGPAAAARRARAVPPEEVAIETLARLLRMRRAELESQLAAAWRRDWTADPFSRGAYSYARPGGASAARVLARPAGARLLFAGEATAADETGTVAGALSSGRRAARELRSIFRLGRVGEARR
- a CDS encoding PAS domain-containing protein: MPPTRPARWREPSRAGAGPPASSGRSSASGASARPVDERSRSPRRVGTGGTDGTGPRRAPRLFEETSDGVITFDADWRMTSLNAAVEKINGVPREDVLGKVFWAEFPGVLGADIEREFRRAARTREPIDFEGYYASGERWFQFRVRPDAGGGIWMLQRDVTARKRNEEILQRRAAEMEAVLASMPDAVYIGDEHGITKSNRLGWEMLGYESDERLRESLPRLVERIDVRHADSGARVALRDLVYSRALRLRDGG
- a CDS encoding fatty acid desaturase, whose protein sequence is MAARAPSEEARPESAHYWARHTAELRARLAREIPHDDLKRLHQKEPWRHFAVAIRQVLILAAATFVSARFPSPLVWIPSAVVAGFTLFNFTVLLHDVIHNDVWMGRHDRANRILGLLYAFPSGISASQFSRWHLTHHTELGSETADPKRHHLSPKINARWLKILYFTPALFFIYFRAAKEETRTYPSELQRTIRRERNATILLHLAVAAAVWTFAGFGVVARVYLVPYFLVFPVAFALNRLGQHYDIDRDDPAKWGTLMKNSWFWNFAYVNSNFHLEHHYFPSVPLYNLPRLNRLLTPFFRSIHHVERNYPGLVWDYIVLNKKPHTDWDLA
- a CDS encoding DUF2203 domain-containing protein; protein product: MATARDTRIFTFEDARRLVPQVREITREAIEQLAAIQLAIDDVDAGEKELTGEELQGAAADLLDRWAQKVRSLGAEVKGPWLVDFDSGGGYYCWKWPEEGLDYFHSYEEGFAGRLRIQ